Proteins co-encoded in one Cytobacillus sp. NJ13 genomic window:
- a CDS encoding DUF2922 domain-containing protein, with protein sequence MAKTLEMTFETELGKETKLSVDSPKEPIDPAAVKAVMEQIIAVNAFDGNGGDLVSAKGARLVERNVTDYELM encoded by the coding sequence ATGGCGAAGACACTTGAAATGACATTTGAAACGGAACTGGGCAAGGAAACCAAATTATCGGTTGACAGCCCGAAGGAGCCGATTGATCCGGCAGCTGTGAAGGCAGTGATGGAACAAATCATTGCAGTGAACGCATTTGACGGCAATGGCGGTGATCTTGTTTCTGCCAAAGGCGCTAGATTAGTAGAACGCAATGTAACAGATTATGAATTAATGTAA
- a CDS encoding DUF1659 domain-containing protein: protein MAQAIIIDSKLRLVFETGLNGQGKPVYKSKTYNSVKQSATADQLFTVGQAIAGLSSYPLTELNRNDSFEILG, encoded by the coding sequence ATGGCACAGGCAATCATCATTGATTCAAAGCTTCGCCTGGTTTTTGAAACAGGATTGAACGGACAGGGCAAACCTGTCTACAAATCAAAAACCTACAACAGCGTGAAGCAATCCGCTACAGCGGACCAGCTTTTCACAGTGGGACAGGCAATCGCCGGATTATCAAGCTACCCGCTGACTGAGCTGAACAGAAATGACAGCTTCGAAATTTTAGGCTAA
- a CDS encoding YvrJ family protein, with translation MEQMVTLISELGFPIVVTLFLLNRIEAKLDVVVSSIQGLPDRLKE, from the coding sequence ATGGAACAAATGGTCACCCTGATCAGTGAACTCGGCTTTCCGATTGTGGTCACGCTTTTTCTGCTGAACCGGATCGAAGCCAAGCTTGATGTGGTCGTGTCCTCAATCCAGGGATTGCCGGATCGGCTGAAAGAATAG
- a CDS encoding sigma-70 family RNA polymerase sigma factor, translated as MESFEQVAAQFEPMIHQIIRSLSIYKNQEEYFQIALIRLWEAWTLFDHTKGKFLTFAYTIVKQKLIDELRKTRMQKNSTVTRSEEFWSSAESSYTPQPLEEEQLLSYCSSLTKNQTMWVLSTFLYGLTVKQIAEQHGVTVSAVKAWKKGALTKLRITLKQD; from the coding sequence ATGGAGAGCTTTGAGCAAGTGGCAGCACAATTTGAACCGATGATTCACCAGATTATTCGTTCTTTGAGCATTTATAAAAATCAGGAAGAGTATTTTCAAATCGCCCTCATTCGGCTTTGGGAGGCGTGGACTCTATTTGACCATACAAAGGGAAAGTTTCTGACATTCGCCTATACCATCGTTAAACAGAAGCTGATTGATGAATTGAGAAAAACCAGGATGCAGAAAAACAGCACTGTCACCCGGAGTGAAGAATTCTGGTCATCAGCGGAATCTTCCTATACGCCTCAGCCACTCGAAGAAGAGCAGCTTCTTTCTTACTGCAGCAGCCTCACCAAAAATCAGACCATGTGGGTTCTATCGACTTTCCTCTATGGTTTGACAGTCAAACAGATCGCCGAACAGCATGGAGTAACAGTTTCAGCGGTAAAGGCCTGGAAAAAAGGCGCCCTGACAAAACTTAGGATCACACTTAAGCAAGATTAA